Proteins encoded together in one Carya illinoinensis cultivar Pawnee chromosome 3, C.illinoinensisPawnee_v1, whole genome shotgun sequence window:
- the LOC122303856 gene encoding BTB/POZ domain-containing protein At3g22104 isoform X1: MEAVCCNLEVDVNGEEIFIVDKKIIASYSGRLSKLFGKSNATTRNLKVIFHDFPGGAECFELMSRFCYNDGRTQINPSNISLLHCAAQFMEMNNSVSVTNNLLEQTEKSLEEINYWTWPELLAALKKCQDLLPVEKSSGVLQKCLDSLARRLALATEASPCPSNSPESSGFRFSCDSKSTESLKSSLSRATWWFEDLLILSPILVEKAVKSMVSQKLDHVIISRFLLYYQKSRFYTARPDEKRKVIETVIDTLYTLNGSSVSGKTLFGILRVSMTLNINKSSRKKLESMIGSQLDQATLDNLLFPSPYGINYLYDVNLVLRFLKAFMHGGISKVFGVRLGKVSQLMDLYIAEVAPDPCLKPSKFLALAMALPDSARNFHDELYRAVDMYLEVHAGLLEEEKLKICCALNYEKLSAEACVHLSHNKKFPSRSAVQALISQQYKLKSLLHGTNNSRSLTDSPSTSSEVRSKGKKDEASKQVVLYAGKLDISSESEKLRAHLQGMQWRVIELEKVCRKMQTQMAKILKSRVSSHGHTRSLPKLCS; this comes from the exons ATGGAAGCTGTTTGCTGTAATCTTGAAGTGGATGTCAATGGGGAAGAGATTTTCATTGTGGACAAG AAAATAATTGCTTCGTATTCCGGTAGATTGAGCAAGTTATTTGGTAAATCAAACGCTACCACGAGAAACCTCAAAGTGATTTTCCATGACTTTCCCGGAGGAGCAGAGTGTTTTGAGCTCATGTCAAGGTTCTGTTACAATGATGGCAGGACGCAAATAAATCCTTCCAACATCTCTCTCTTACATTGCGCTGCACAGTTCATGGAAATGAACAACTCGGTCTCTGTAACGAATAATTTACTAGAACAAACAGAGAAATCCCTTGAAGAGATCAACTATTGGACATGGCCTGAGCTTTTGGCCGCTTTGAAGAAATGTCAAGATTTACTTCCCGTCGAGAAGTCTTCAGGTGTACTTCAGAAGTGCTTGGATTCCCTTGCCCGGAGGCTGGCTTTAGCTACTGAAGCAAGTCCATGTCCATCTAATTCCCCAGAGAGCTCTGGGTTCCGGTTTTCTTGTGACAGTAAGAGCACTGAGAGTTTAAAGTCCAGTTTATCTCGAGCAACCTGGTGGTTTGAAGATCTTTTGATCTTGAGTCCTATTTTGGTTGAAAAGGCGGTAAAATCCATGGTCTCACAAAAACTTGATCATGTTATCATTAGTAGGTTCCTTCTCTATTACCAGAAATCCAGGTTTTATACTGCCAGACCTGACGAGAAGCGCAAAGTTATAGAAACAGTGATTGATACGCTTTATACCCTTAATGGAAGTTCTGTTTCTGGCAAGACTTTATTTGGGATTCTTCGAGTTTCCATGACTTTGAACATAAACAAAAGTAGCAGGAAGAAGTTAGAGAGTATGATTGGTTCGCAGTTGGATCAGGCAACATTAGACAATCTGCTTTTTCCTTCTCCATATGGGATTAATTACTTGTATGACGTGAATCTTGTTCTGAGGTTTTTGAAAGCATTTATGCATGGTGGTATTTCCAAGGTTTTCGGTGTGCGATTGGGGAAAGTTTCTCAGTTGATGGATTTGTATATAGCAGAAGTAGCCCCAGATCCTTGTTTAAAACCTTCAAAGTTCCTGGCACTGGCCATGGCGCTGCCAGATTCTGCGAGGAACTTTCATGATGAACTCTACCGCGCTGTGGACATGTATCTAGAG GTGCATGCAGGATTGTTAGAAGAAGAGAAGTTGAAGATATGTTGTGCACTGAACTATGAGAAGCTTTCAGCTGAAGCTTGTGTACACCTTTCtcataacaaaaaatttccatCAAGATCTGCTGTCCAGGCTCTCATTTCTCAGCAATACAAACTCAAAAGCTTACTTCATGGTACCAACAATTCCAGATCATTAACTGATTCGCCCAGTACTTCTTCTGAAGTAAGAAGCAAGGGAAAGAAAGATGAAGCCAGTAAACAAGTTGTGCTGTATGCTGGGAAACTTGATATTTCATCTGAGAGTGAGAAACTCAGAGCACATTTGCAAGGAATGCAATGGAGGGTGATTGAATTGGAGAAAGTTTGTAGGAAAATGCAAACACAGATGGCAAAGATCCTGAAATCTAGAGTATCAAGCCACGGTCATACAAGATCCTTGCCCAAGCTTTGTTCATGA
- the LOC122303856 gene encoding BTB/POZ domain-containing protein At3g22104 isoform X3 — MSRFCYNDGRTQINPSNISLLHCAAQFMEMNNSVSVTNNLLEQTEKSLEEINYWTWPELLAALKKCQDLLPVEKSSGVLQKCLDSLARRLALATEASPCPSNSPESSGFRFSCDSKSTESLKSSLSRATWWFEDLLILSPILVEKAVKSMVSQKLDHVIISRFLLYYQKSRFYTARPDEKRKVIETVIDTLYTLNGSSVSGKTLFGILRVSMTLNINKSSRKKLESMIGSQLDQATLDNLLFPSPYGINYLYDVNLVLRFLKAFMHGGISKVFGVRLGKVSQLMDLYIAEVAPDPCLKPSKFLALAMALPDSARNFHDELYRAVDMYLEVHAGLLEEEKLKICCALNYEKLSAEACVHLSHNKKFPSRSAVQALISQQYKLKSLLHGTNNSRSLTDSPSTSSEVRSKGKKDEASKQVVLYAGKLDISSESEKLRAHLQGMQWRVIELEKVCRKMQTQMAKILKSRVSSHGHTRSLPKLCS, encoded by the exons ATGTCAAGGTTCTGTTACAATGATGGCAGGACGCAAATAAATCCTTCCAACATCTCTCTCTTACATTGCGCTGCACAGTTCATGGAAATGAACAACTCGGTCTCTGTAACGAATAATTTACTAGAACAAACAGAGAAATCCCTTGAAGAGATCAACTATTGGACATGGCCTGAGCTTTTGGCCGCTTTGAAGAAATGTCAAGATTTACTTCCCGTCGAGAAGTCTTCAGGTGTACTTCAGAAGTGCTTGGATTCCCTTGCCCGGAGGCTGGCTTTAGCTACTGAAGCAAGTCCATGTCCATCTAATTCCCCAGAGAGCTCTGGGTTCCGGTTTTCTTGTGACAGTAAGAGCACTGAGAGTTTAAAGTCCAGTTTATCTCGAGCAACCTGGTGGTTTGAAGATCTTTTGATCTTGAGTCCTATTTTGGTTGAAAAGGCGGTAAAATCCATGGTCTCACAAAAACTTGATCATGTTATCATTAGTAGGTTCCTTCTCTATTACCAGAAATCCAGGTTTTATACTGCCAGACCTGACGAGAAGCGCAAAGTTATAGAAACAGTGATTGATACGCTTTATACCCTTAATGGAAGTTCTGTTTCTGGCAAGACTTTATTTGGGATTCTTCGAGTTTCCATGACTTTGAACATAAACAAAAGTAGCAGGAAGAAGTTAGAGAGTATGATTGGTTCGCAGTTGGATCAGGCAACATTAGACAATCTGCTTTTTCCTTCTCCATATGGGATTAATTACTTGTATGACGTGAATCTTGTTCTGAGGTTTTTGAAAGCATTTATGCATGGTGGTATTTCCAAGGTTTTCGGTGTGCGATTGGGGAAAGTTTCTCAGTTGATGGATTTGTATATAGCAGAAGTAGCCCCAGATCCTTGTTTAAAACCTTCAAAGTTCCTGGCACTGGCCATGGCGCTGCCAGATTCTGCGAGGAACTTTCATGATGAACTCTACCGCGCTGTGGACATGTATCTAGAG GTGCATGCAGGATTGTTAGAAGAAGAGAAGTTGAAGATATGTTGTGCACTGAACTATGAGAAGCTTTCAGCTGAAGCTTGTGTACACCTTTCtcataacaaaaaatttccatCAAGATCTGCTGTCCAGGCTCTCATTTCTCAGCAATACAAACTCAAAAGCTTACTTCATGGTACCAACAATTCCAGATCATTAACTGATTCGCCCAGTACTTCTTCTGAAGTAAGAAGCAAGGGAAAGAAAGATGAAGCCAGTAAACAAGTTGTGCTGTATGCTGGGAAACTTGATATTTCATCTGAGAGTGAGAAACTCAGAGCACATTTGCAAGGAATGCAATGGAGGGTGATTGAATTGGAGAAAGTTTGTAGGAAAATGCAAACACAGATGGCAAAGATCCTGAAATCTAGAGTATCAAGCCACGGTCATACAAGATCCTTGCCCAAGCTTTGTTCATGA
- the LOC122303856 gene encoding BTB/POZ domain-containing protein At3g22104 isoform X2, whose amino-acid sequence MSSSAPSKKIIASYSGRLSKLFGKSNATTRNLKVIFHDFPGGAECFELMSRFCYNDGRTQINPSNISLLHCAAQFMEMNNSVSVTNNLLEQTEKSLEEINYWTWPELLAALKKCQDLLPVEKSSGVLQKCLDSLARRLALATEASPCPSNSPESSGFRFSCDSKSTESLKSSLSRATWWFEDLLILSPILVEKAVKSMVSQKLDHVIISRFLLYYQKSRFYTARPDEKRKVIETVIDTLYTLNGSSVSGKTLFGILRVSMTLNINKSSRKKLESMIGSQLDQATLDNLLFPSPYGINYLYDVNLVLRFLKAFMHGGISKVFGVRLGKVSQLMDLYIAEVAPDPCLKPSKFLALAMALPDSARNFHDELYRAVDMYLEVHAGLLEEEKLKICCALNYEKLSAEACVHLSHNKKFPSRSAVQALISQQYKLKSLLHGTNNSRSLTDSPSTSSEVRSKGKKDEASKQVVLYAGKLDISSESEKLRAHLQGMQWRVIELEKVCRKMQTQMAKILKSRVSSHGHTRSLPKLCS is encoded by the exons ATGTCCTCCAGTGCTCCTTCTAAG AAAATAATTGCTTCGTATTCCGGTAGATTGAGCAAGTTATTTGGTAAATCAAACGCTACCACGAGAAACCTCAAAGTGATTTTCCATGACTTTCCCGGAGGAGCAGAGTGTTTTGAGCTCATGTCAAGGTTCTGTTACAATGATGGCAGGACGCAAATAAATCCTTCCAACATCTCTCTCTTACATTGCGCTGCACAGTTCATGGAAATGAACAACTCGGTCTCTGTAACGAATAATTTACTAGAACAAACAGAGAAATCCCTTGAAGAGATCAACTATTGGACATGGCCTGAGCTTTTGGCCGCTTTGAAGAAATGTCAAGATTTACTTCCCGTCGAGAAGTCTTCAGGTGTACTTCAGAAGTGCTTGGATTCCCTTGCCCGGAGGCTGGCTTTAGCTACTGAAGCAAGTCCATGTCCATCTAATTCCCCAGAGAGCTCTGGGTTCCGGTTTTCTTGTGACAGTAAGAGCACTGAGAGTTTAAAGTCCAGTTTATCTCGAGCAACCTGGTGGTTTGAAGATCTTTTGATCTTGAGTCCTATTTTGGTTGAAAAGGCGGTAAAATCCATGGTCTCACAAAAACTTGATCATGTTATCATTAGTAGGTTCCTTCTCTATTACCAGAAATCCAGGTTTTATACTGCCAGACCTGACGAGAAGCGCAAAGTTATAGAAACAGTGATTGATACGCTTTATACCCTTAATGGAAGTTCTGTTTCTGGCAAGACTTTATTTGGGATTCTTCGAGTTTCCATGACTTTGAACATAAACAAAAGTAGCAGGAAGAAGTTAGAGAGTATGATTGGTTCGCAGTTGGATCAGGCAACATTAGACAATCTGCTTTTTCCTTCTCCATATGGGATTAATTACTTGTATGACGTGAATCTTGTTCTGAGGTTTTTGAAAGCATTTATGCATGGTGGTATTTCCAAGGTTTTCGGTGTGCGATTGGGGAAAGTTTCTCAGTTGATGGATTTGTATATAGCAGAAGTAGCCCCAGATCCTTGTTTAAAACCTTCAAAGTTCCTGGCACTGGCCATGGCGCTGCCAGATTCTGCGAGGAACTTTCATGATGAACTCTACCGCGCTGTGGACATGTATCTAGAG GTGCATGCAGGATTGTTAGAAGAAGAGAAGTTGAAGATATGTTGTGCACTGAACTATGAGAAGCTTTCAGCTGAAGCTTGTGTACACCTTTCtcataacaaaaaatttccatCAAGATCTGCTGTCCAGGCTCTCATTTCTCAGCAATACAAACTCAAAAGCTTACTTCATGGTACCAACAATTCCAGATCATTAACTGATTCGCCCAGTACTTCTTCTGAAGTAAGAAGCAAGGGAAAGAAAGATGAAGCCAGTAAACAAGTTGTGCTGTATGCTGGGAAACTTGATATTTCATCTGAGAGTGAGAAACTCAGAGCACATTTGCAAGGAATGCAATGGAGGGTGATTGAATTGGAGAAAGTTTGTAGGAAAATGCAAACACAGATGGCAAAGATCCTGAAATCTAGAGTATCAAGCCACGGTCATACAAGATCCTTGCCCAAGCTTTGTTCATGA